The following are encoded together in the Arthrobacter sp. Y-9 genome:
- a CDS encoding LysM peptidoglycan-binding domain-containing protein: protein MSAQAVAITGTQTAPRMRLTRRGRFVFFGLPAALLLAAIITVALGMLLTPAIASDTHSVGSSQTVVVQPGDTVWAIAQRVAPGRDTREVVGEIARLNDLKASEIVAGQDLFVPAQR from the coding sequence ATGTCAGCACAGGCTGTTGCGATCACCGGAACGCAGACTGCTCCGCGGATGCGGTTGACCCGCCGCGGGCGGTTCGTCTTCTTCGGCCTGCCGGCCGCGCTCCTGCTCGCCGCGATCATCACCGTCGCGCTGGGCATGCTGCTCACGCCGGCCATCGCGAGCGACACGCACTCCGTGGGTTCGTCTCAGACCGTGGTCGTTCAGCCCGGAGACACGGTCTGGGCCATCGCTCAGCGGGTCGCTCCCGGGCGGGACACCCGTGAAGTGGTCGGTGAGATCGCTCGCCTGAACGATCTGAAGGCGTCGGAGATCGTTGCGGGGCAGGACCTCTTCGTTCCCGCACAGCGTTGA
- a CDS encoding histidinol-phosphate transaminase has product MSEQMQRLAKLPLRDNLRGISPYGAPQIDVPVLLNVNENTHGVPAPVVQAITEAVTHAATTLNRYPDREFTELRTALADYLGHGLTAENIWAANGSNEVLQQILQAFGGPGRTALGFPPTYSMYPLLASGTDTEYVKGVRDADFELSAESAARQVRELGPSVVFLCSPNNPTGTKLGLDVVEAVYEAGEASRTIVIVDEAYHEFAHEGTPSALTLLPGRERLIVSRTMSKAFALAGARLGYLAAAPEITDALRLVRLPYHLSAITQATALAALSHRELLMADVEDIKVQRDRIVTELREMGLKPASSDSNYVFFGGMEDPAAIWQGLLDAGVLIRDVGIPGHLRVTAGTEAETTAFLTRLRELLGHSA; this is encoded by the coding sequence GTGAGCGAACAAATGCAGCGCTTGGCGAAGCTTCCCCTGCGAGACAATCTCCGGGGGATCAGCCCCTACGGTGCCCCCCAGATCGACGTCCCCGTGCTTCTGAACGTCAATGAGAACACCCATGGCGTTCCCGCTCCGGTGGTCCAGGCCATCACGGAAGCCGTGACCCACGCCGCCACGACCCTCAACCGGTACCCGGACCGGGAATTCACGGAACTTCGCACCGCGCTGGCCGACTACCTGGGCCACGGCCTCACCGCCGAGAACATCTGGGCCGCCAACGGGTCCAATGAAGTGCTGCAGCAGATCCTCCAGGCCTTCGGTGGACCGGGCCGCACCGCACTCGGCTTTCCCCCGACGTACTCCATGTACCCCCTGCTGGCCAGCGGCACCGACACCGAATATGTGAAGGGCGTCCGCGACGCCGACTTCGAACTCTCCGCGGAGTCCGCTGCGCGGCAGGTGCGTGAACTCGGCCCGAGTGTCGTCTTCCTGTGCTCTCCGAACAATCCCACCGGCACCAAGCTCGGCCTCGACGTGGTCGAAGCCGTGTATGAAGCGGGCGAGGCGAGCCGGACCATCGTGATCGTCGACGAGGCGTACCACGAGTTCGCGCATGAAGGGACTCCGAGCGCCCTCACGCTGCTGCCCGGCCGCGAGCGTCTGATCGTCAGCCGCACGATGAGCAAGGCCTTCGCCCTGGCGGGCGCCCGTCTGGGCTATCTGGCCGCCGCCCCTGAGATCACCGACGCCCTCCGACTGGTCCGTCTCCCGTACCACCTCTCGGCGATCACGCAGGCCACCGCCCTGGCCGCTTTGTCTCACCGGGAACTGCTCATGGCGGACGTGGAGGACATCAAGGTCCAGCGCGATCGCATCGTGACGGAGCTCCGGGAGATGGGTCTGAAGCCCGCGTCCTCGGACTCGAACTACGTCTTCTTCGGCGGCATGGAGGACCCCGCGGCCATCTGGCAGGGCCTCCTGGACGCCGGAGTGCTGATCCGCGACGTCGGGATCCCGGGGCATCTCCGGGTCACTGCCGGCACGGAGGCGGAGACCACGGCATTCCTCACCCGGCTCCGGGAGCTGCTCGGGCATTCCGCCTGA